The Desulfovibrio intestinalis DNA segment CTTAACCCGGGCAATACTGTCACCATAAAGCGAGACCTGACCAGCATACTCAACGACTACCTCACACAGGGCCGTATTGATGACGTGCTTTTTGAGAGCTATTTGAACGAGTAAACGCCCTGCCCCGCCTCTTGGCATGAAGGGGCATAAGGCTATCGGCATACGCCACACCACAGACCACGGAGCCAGCCATGAGCGTTGATGCCACCATGGCCGTGCTGTATGCCCAGACTGGCATGGCCACCTCAATGGTCAATGCCGCGGCAGTGGGGCCGCAGGCCGCCGCCGCAATGTCGCGGGTTTTGGCCGCTGAAATGGCCCGTCATGAGCAGCAGCAGATTACCAAGACCGAAGCTGGCGACAAGGCCAAACTTTCGCCAGATGCCGACGGCGGAACGCCTATGCCACAGTTCGGCAGCCGCCGCCGCAAGCGGCCACCGCCGCCCCCTCCGGACAAGGACGAGGCGCCACGCGTGCCGGACTCTCCTCTGGTGGGCAAACTTCTTAATGTCAAAGTATGAACAACACTCTCATTTTCGCACTCATTGCCGGTTTTTCCATTCTCGAACTGGTTGTCCTCGGCGGCGTGCTGTTTTTCTATCTGCGCCTGCGCCGTTCTGAAGCCATGCTCAACACCCTTCAGGGCAACCAGGAAGCTCTGCTGGCACGCATTGAAATGAACGCCAGACTGGAGCGCGAGATTGTTGCGACCTTCGCACAGCGCCAGGCAGAACTGCAAAATCTGGATGAAAAGCTTGAAGAGCGCGCCCAGGAGCTGCGCCGCCTGCTGGAACAGGCAGAGGGCATCAGCCGCTCCCCGCAGTTCTTGCGTGAACTTATCCTCAACGGCAGGCGCAAAGGCCTTTCAAGCCGCCAGATCGCCCGTAACTCCGGGCTGAGCGTTGATGAAGTGGAGCTGATTCTGGCTCAGGAAATCGAATAGGCTCCCTGCAAGCCAGTTTAGCCTGCTCACAACCGGATACCGCATCATTCGCTGGCGTGCTTTCAAGCCGCTGCCTGATTTTTTTGTACTTGCCTGATGGCAACGTCGGCAAAATTATGGCCTCCAGAAAACTTCTCGTTGAAGTTCTTTGGAGGCCTTGCTGTTTTATGCGCTGCTGTTGGGCAGCTAAAAAATTTCAAAATTATACGGCCCCAACGCTGCACGGCATTGCAGCGCCACAGCGCGGCATGGCCCCGCCTAATTACATTTTTGGCAGAATGACAGCGTTGAAATGTGAAGAAATTCAGCGCTAATCTGCTCTCGCCAACCCGAAGATCTGTGCCCTCAGGACGCGTCAGACCCGTCTGGCAGTGCGCATGAACAAGGCTGGAATAATTGCCACGAAAAAGGCTATTGCCACAAAAAGAAAACTTTCCCTGAATCCCATAGTTCTGGCCTGGGCAGACAACATTTCTGCCAGAAAGTTATAGGCCTGTGGAGGGCGCAAGGCCTGCGCCACGTTATCCAGCTGCCCTCCCCTGACAAAGAGCGATGAAATCAGATCAAGCGCATCAGCGGCAGCGTGAGTGCCGGTTTGCAGCGTATTGAAGGCCTGGGCATACAGTTCGGTCTGACGTTCCAGATACACGGAAAGTATACTCACCCCCAGCGCGCCCCCCAACTGCCGGCTGAAGTTGATGGCCCCGGCCCCTTGAGCCATGTGCTTTGCATCAAGCAAACGCAGCGCCCCGCTGTTCAGCGAGGGCATGATGAGCCCCAGACCGATGCGCCCCAGTGCAATCCAGCTGACAAAATCCCAAAAGTAGGTGGAGGTTCCGGCATCGGCCATATACAGGCTGGACAAGCCGAATACGCCCAACCCCGCCATAATGAGCGCGTATGGCGGCAATCGGTCAGCCAGACGGCCAGCCAGGGGCATGGCAACACCAAGAACAATGCCGCCCGGCATGAGCAAAAGACCGGACTCTGTAGGGCTGTACCCTTGAATGGTCTGCACAAAAAGAGGAATAAGATAGGTGGAGCCAAAAAGCCCCATTCCCAGAATAAAGGCCACAGCCGATGCTGCCACAAAACGCAAATTTGCGAAGACGCCGAGCGTCAGCAGCGGGCTTGGGCAGGTACGTTCGCGAATGATAAAACCAGCCCAGGAACATACGCTCACAAAAAACGCGCCCAGTACGTAGTCTGAATCCCATCCTTCGCGTTGTCCGCTGGAAATTCCGGCAAGCAGCGTGCCGATACCCACGCACAGCAAAACGAAACCGCACAGGTCAAAAACCGTGTGCGTCGCGGCAGTGTCCCGGCCCGGCAAGAATGCCGCAGCCAGCGCCATGCTGACAAGGCAAAACGGCGGGCCCAGCAAAAAAACATAGCGCCAGGAATAATTGTCGATGAGCAGGCCGCCCACCGTAGGGCCAAGAGCCGGAGCCAGCACCACGCCCAAACCGAAAATGCCCATTGCCATGCCGCGATTATCCGCGCCAAAGACGGAAAAAACCATCACCATTGCCAGCGGCTGCACCAGCCCGGCGGCAGCCCCCTGGATGGAGCGCGACAGAATGAGAATTTCCACATCCGGGCTTGCGCCGCCAACCAGCGACGCCAGCAGAAAGGCTACCATTGCGCCCAGGTAGGAGCGCCGCAGGCCAAAGGTGCGCAGCATCCAGTCTGTTGTCAGCATGGAGGCCGTCATGGCAGCCAGAAAGGCTGTGGAAAGCCACTGCACCTGATCCTGCCCCATGCCGAACTCGCCCATAATGTCGGGCATGGCCACATTGACGATAGTAGAAGACAGCACCGTGGCGATGCAGCCCGTCATGACCGCCGCTGTTGCCCACCATTTGTAGGCCGCGCCATAACGTTGCGCCAGAGCGTCAAATTCCGGCGAGGTCAATGTCCACCTCCACCATCATGCCGGGCCGGAGGGGGTTGTCGTCCGGCTGCTCAACCTTGATACGCACGGGCACGCGCTGGTTGATCTTGGTAAAATTGCCCGAGGGGTTCGGGCTGGGGATAAGGGCAAACTGGCTGGTGGCCGCAGTGCCAATGCGCTCGACACTGCCAATGAAGGTGCGGCCAGGGTAGGCGTCAACACTGATGTCCACAGGTTGGCCGGGCTTGAGGCCGCTCAACTTGGTTTCCTTGAGCAGAACCTCCACCCACACGGCCTTGGGATCGTGCAGGATGACAAGACGCTGACCGGGGATGACGTATTCGCCCGGTTCCACAAATTTTTGGTCAACCACGCCATCAATGGGGCTGCGCACCACACGGTCAGCCAGTGCCACGTCCTTTTGCCTGATGCGGGCCTGCACCTCTGCACGCTGCTGTTCCAGCTGGGCCAGCTGGGCTTCAAGCACCCGGGGGTCGTCCTGATGGGCAAGAGCCTGGTCAAGGTTTGCCTGAGCTTCCGCCAGCTGGGCCAAAGCCTGACGGTGCTTGCCTTCGGCCTGCTGCAAAACGGTACGGCTCTGATCCCATACACGGCGGGCAATGGCATTTTCTGCAATGAGATTTTCACTGCGTGTGAAGTCCTTGCGAGCCAGATCCAGCTCGGCCTGGCTGAAATGCAGGGCAGCTTCCGCATTGGCCCGGTGGGCCCGTGCTGCGGCTATGGCGCTTTCTGTAGCGCCCCGGCTTATTTCCAGCAGGGTTTTCACCCTTTCTGATTCCAGCCGTAAAGCCTCGTCGCTGGCCCGCAGTTCTTCCACCTGCATGAGGGCTTCGCGCTGGTCAATAACAACAAGCTGGCTGCCCGCAGTCACCATGTCGCCATCGGTAACATCACGTTGCGCCACCCAGCCGTCCACACGGCTGCTGATGGTTATCATGTCGGCCATTACTCTTGCATCGTTTTCCGTAACATGCCGCTGGCGGTGAACCCAAAAAGCAACAACCGCCGCAACCAAGATCAACCCGGAAAGCAGAAAAACACGTTTTCTGTTGCGTACTGGGGCAGACAACAGGCGCGCAGCCTGAGGCGAAAGGGAAAGTGGCATGCGCTGTCAGCTCCTTGAAAGGCGCACGGCTGCCGTCAGCGGGCGGTCATAACGCTTAAATTGTTAAGTATGATTTCAAGTACCCGTGAAAATTCGGCCAGCTCTTCGTCGGACAAGCCTACCAAAGCTTCGCCACGCAGGCCGGAACCTATCCGCATTATGTCCTCAAGAACTCCCTGAGCCTTGGGGGTAAGGCGCACCATTTTGACGCGGCGGTCGTCCTTGTGGGCCACCCGCTCTACAAGCTCCAAACGCTCAAGGCCGTCCAGCACGCGAACCATCGTTGGCCCTTCCACGCCTATGGACTGGGCAAGCTCCTTTTGTGAAGCTTCATCATTCATGCGCGAAAGATGTACCAATACCAGCCAACGGGCCTGCGTCAGGCCCAGCGGCACCAGACGTTCATCAAGGCGAGTTCGCCACAGGCGACCCACACGGTTTATGGTCATACCCACTGTGTCTCTGGGTGATGCGCTCATTGTGCAACCTCATTTTGATGCATAGCTAAATAGTAGTGTGCTATCTATTTGTCAAGCTTTCGCCATATACGATTCTGAAATTCTTTGGCTGCGCCAACACGTTCAGAGGCCAGCCCCTTACGGAGCTGGCTGACAAGCCAGATGACAAAGCCCAACTTCAGGGCTTTGCGCCGCCAGCGTCGGCAAGGCCGACGGGCGGAAACGCACGGCAATCACTCGCGGAACGGCGCGGCAAAGCCGCAGCCTGCTCCTGATTCCCGGTCGTGTTGGCGCAGCCAACACGTTCAGAGGCCAGCCCCTTACGGAGCTGGCCTCTGATATTCTCACAGCGCTGGGGCTTAGTCCCAATGACGCTTGTCTTCGATGGGACGGATCTGCGGGGGCAGGCTGCCGGGAGCCAGTACGCGCAGTTCGGGGCGCAGCTTGATCTTTTCGCGGAACTGGTGCAGCAGCTCTTCTTCGCGCTTGAAACCGCTGGTTTCCACAAAAAGGGTCATTTCGTCGATGCCGCCGGGGTTGGTGACTTCGATCTGCCAACGCTTGATTTCCTCAAAGCGGCTCATTACCTGTTCAACCTGATGCGGGTACACGAACATGCCCATAATACGGGCCGTGGTGTCCACGCGGCCCACAATGCTGCCAAGGCGCGGGCTGGTGCGGCCGCAAGCGCAAGGGCTGCGGTCGATGAACGAAAGGTCGCCCGTGGCCAGACGAATAAGCGGATAGGTCTTGTTGAAGGCCGTGACCACGATTTCGCCCACTTCGCCGTCCTTCAGGGGAATACCCGTGTCAGGATGGCAAATTTCCACAAAGCAGCGGTTGGCGATGTGCAGCCCGGTCTTGTGGAAGCATTCGTAACCGATGCAGCCCACGTCAGCCGTACCATAGCCCTGGCGCATGACCAGATCGTACTTTTTTTCCATCTGCGAGCGCATCTTTTCCGAAAGCCTTTCGCCAGTGACGAAAGCCACTTCCAAAAAGAGATCCTTGCGCAGGTTAAGGCCTTTTTCTTCGGCCTTCTGCGCCAAGTGCATAAGAAAGCTCGGCGTGCCAACGTACCCAGACACACGCAGCTTCTGCATGATGTCCAGCTGCGTGGCGGCATCGGTTGGCCCGGCGGGAATAACCGCACAGCCAAGATTGCGCAGGGGCTCCTCAAACATCAGGCCCGCTGGCGTCAACTGATAGTTGAAGGTATTCTGCACGGCGTCGCCGGGGCGAAAGCCCACGGAATAAAAGGCTTCTGTATAGCCCCAGTAATCTTCGCCACGGTCTTCCGGGTCAAAAATGGGGCCAGGGGACAAAAATATGCGCTTGAGTTCGCCAATATCCTTGGTCAGCAGTCCGCCCAGACGCGGCCCCATAGATTGAAGAAAGATAAGCTCCTTCTTCTTGAGAATGGGAATATGCTTGATGTCAGCAAGGGTCTTGAACTTCTCCACATTAAACTGCGCACGGTCAAAACGCTTTTTCACGTCTTCCGAATAGCGGTACGCGTAGGAAAGCAAGTCCTTAAGCTGGATAAGGCAATACTGGCGGCGTTCGCTCTCATCCAGAACTTCGCGGCGGCTGTATATGCCTTCTGTGCGGTCTTTACGGGTCATACCTACTCCACATGGCCTGATTTACATTGAAGGGCCAAAATAGCCACTCCAATCACAAAGTGCAAGCACTATTTATTAATATTAATTATAACAGTATGTTATGAAAATTATTGCGCGCATCAAAAAAGCCGCTCCTGCGAAAATTCTACATCACGCCGCCGGGGGAACCGCTGGCAACCCTCTGCGGGCGGCGCGGTTTGTATCTGGGGCGCTTGATTTTTCCCTCAATCACGCACCGTCTGCGCAGGCTGTCGTACACCGGTTCGCAACCCATTTTGTCGGCCACAAAAGCGGCAATATACGCCGTGATGATGATAAATACCATGTTGGGATAGGCACCCGTCATTTCAAGCATCAAAAATGCCCCTGTCAGAGGAGCCCGCACCGATGAGCCGAACAACCCGGCCATGCACAGAATGAGTATGATGACGCTTTTTTCGGGAGTGACCATGTCAAAAAGCAGCAGCGCTGATGTAACGCAGGCCCCGGCCATAGCCCCCATAAACAGAATGGGCATAAGCAGGCCGCCCGCGACCCCGGTGGCGAAACTCGCGCAGGAGAAAAGCATTTTGACAGTCAGCAGCAGTAAAAGCGCTGTCAGCGGCAAGGCTATGTCGGCAAGTTGCAGGGCTGTAATGCCAAAACCTGCCAGCACTGTGGGATAAAAATATAAAAACAGCCCGGCGCACATGAAGGGAATGACCACACGCAGGTGCATGGGCAGCATTTTCGTCTTGTCGGCCCAGAGGGTCATACGAATAAGCATGATATTGTACAGAACGCCAAGCCCCCCCATAGCCACACCCACCACAGGAACCAGCCACCAGGACTGCCAGGGCAGCATGGGGCGCGAACCAAAGGGGAAAACCAGGCCAAAACCGTAAATGGCCTGCATCACATACATGGCCGCAAAAGCTGTAGTGGCGCATGTAATAATCATCGGCACACGAAGCGGCGTCTTCATTTCCTCAAAGGCAAAAAACATGCCCGCCAAAGGCGCGCCAAAGGCAGCCCCAAGCCCCGCGGCACTGCCCCCTACAAGAAACCGGGGTTCGTGCGCGGCTTTCGGATCATGCCACAACCGCCCAACCCCCACGCCAAGAGACGCGCCCATCATGATGCACGGGCCTTCGCGGCCCACAGAAAGGCCACCTGTCAGCGCTGTCAAAGCCCCGGCAAACTTGCACACCAGCACACGAAACCAGTTCATGCGCAGTCTGCCCTTGACCATAAGCTCAACCTGCGGAATGCCGCTGCCGCTGATAAGCGGTTCAATGCGCAACAGCAACACAGAAATAACAGCCAGCAGCAGCAGGCCGAAAAACACCGCACAGGCAACAAGACTGTCACTCAGGCCGTGCTCAGTCACAGACCGCACAACCCAGTGAGTAATTATATTATTCAAGTGGCGGAACAGCCCGATAACCACGCCCGTCGCTCCACCGATAAGAAGAGCCTGCACGATGGTTCTTGCCAGGCCTGAAACACCCATAGTTGCAAAATCATGCGCTATTTGAGGAAAAGGATTGCCCAGTTTCACTAAAAAAATCCTTGTTGCGAGGGCATCCGGGATGGATGATGTGACCATAGACATTTTGGGGGCATGCCCCCAAGTTCTGCTCTGACAGGCGCTTTGACCCGGCATTGCTGCACGCAGGCTGCGCTTGCCCAAGAAGGAAGAACTCGCAAAACAAAACAGGCCAAAGCAATCTGACGGCCTGCCCTGTTGCTGCAACAACGGCAGTATGGCCGGAAGACGCACGATTTTCAAGGTTTTGTGTAAAACTTGCAAAAAAAGGCTT contains these protein-coding regions:
- a CDS encoding chloride channel protein yields the protein MKLGNPFPQIAHDFATMGVSGLARTIVQALLIGGATGVVIGLFRHLNNIITHWVVRSVTEHGLSDSLVACAVFFGLLLLAVISVLLLRIEPLISGSGIPQVELMVKGRLRMNWFRVLVCKFAGALTALTGGLSVGREGPCIMMGASLGVGVGRLWHDPKAAHEPRFLVGGSAAGLGAAFGAPLAGMFFAFEEMKTPLRVPMIITCATTAFAAMYVMQAIYGFGLVFPFGSRPMLPWQSWWLVPVVGVAMGGLGVLYNIMLIRMTLWADKTKMLPMHLRVVIPFMCAGLFLYFYPTVLAGFGITALQLADIALPLTALLLLLTVKMLFSCASFATGVAGGLLMPILFMGAMAGACVTSALLLFDMVTPEKSVIILILCMAGLFGSSVRAPLTGAFLMLEMTGAYPNMVFIIITAYIAAFVADKMGCEPVYDSLRRRCVIEGKIKRPRYKPRRPQRVASGSPGGVM
- a CDS encoding MarR family transcriptional regulator translates to MSASPRDTVGMTINRVGRLWRTRLDERLVPLGLTQARWLVLVHLSRMNDEASQKELAQSIGVEGPTMVRVLDGLERLELVERVAHKDDRRVKMVRLTPKAQGVLEDIMRIGSGLRGEALVGLSDEELAEFSRVLEIILNNLSVMTAR
- a CDS encoding phenylacetate--CoA ligase family protein translates to MTRKDRTEGIYSRREVLDESERRQYCLIQLKDLLSYAYRYSEDVKKRFDRAQFNVEKFKTLADIKHIPILKKKELIFLQSMGPRLGGLLTKDIGELKRIFLSPGPIFDPEDRGEDYWGYTEAFYSVGFRPGDAVQNTFNYQLTPAGLMFEEPLRNLGCAVIPAGPTDAATQLDIMQKLRVSGYVGTPSFLMHLAQKAEEKGLNLRKDLFLEVAFVTGERLSEKMRSQMEKKYDLVMRQGYGTADVGCIGYECFHKTGLHIANRCFVEICHPDTGIPLKDGEVGEIVVTAFNKTYPLIRLATGDLSFIDRSPCACGRTSPRLGSIVGRVDTTARIMGMFVYPHQVEQVMSRFEEIKRWQIEVTNPGGIDEMTLFVETSGFKREEELLHQFREKIKLRPELRVLAPGSLPPQIRPIEDKRHWD
- a CDS encoding DHA2 family efflux MFS transporter permease subunit, whose protein sequence is MTSPEFDALAQRYGAAYKWWATAAVMTGCIATVLSSTIVNVAMPDIMGEFGMGQDQVQWLSTAFLAAMTASMLTTDWMLRTFGLRRSYLGAMVAFLLASLVGGASPDVEILILSRSIQGAAAGLVQPLAMVMVFSVFGADNRGMAMGIFGLGVVLAPALGPTVGGLLIDNYSWRYVFLLGPPFCLVSMALAAAFLPGRDTAATHTVFDLCGFVLLCVGIGTLLAGISSGQREGWDSDYVLGAFFVSVCSWAGFIIRERTCPSPLLTLGVFANLRFVAASAVAFILGMGLFGSTYLIPLFVQTIQGYSPTESGLLLMPGGIVLGVAMPLAGRLADRLPPYALIMAGLGVFGLSSLYMADAGTSTYFWDFVSWIALGRIGLGLIMPSLNSGALRLLDAKHMAQGAGAINFSRQLGGALGVSILSVYLERQTELYAQAFNTLQTGTHAAADALDLISSLFVRGGQLDNVAQALRPPQAYNFLAEMLSAQARTMGFRESFLFVAIAFFVAIIPALFMRTARRV
- a CDS encoding HlyD family secretion protein, which codes for MPLSLSPQAARLLSAPVRNRKRVFLLSGLILVAAVVAFWVHRQRHVTENDARVMADMITISSRVDGWVAQRDVTDGDMVTAGSQLVVIDQREALMQVEELRASDEALRLESERVKTLLEISRGATESAIAAARAHRANAEAALHFSQAELDLARKDFTRSENLIAENAIARRVWDQSRTVLQQAEGKHRQALAQLAEAQANLDQALAHQDDPRVLEAQLAQLEQQRAEVQARIRQKDVALADRVVRSPIDGVVDQKFVEPGEYVIPGQRLVILHDPKAVWVEVLLKETKLSGLKPGQPVDISVDAYPGRTFIGSVERIGTAATSQFALIPSPNPSGNFTKINQRVPVRIKVEQPDDNPLRPGMMVEVDIDLAGI